In a single window of the Xylanimonas protaetiae genome:
- a CDS encoding bifunctional DNA primase/polymerase, with the protein MDRHSASTLADPSPLLRAARTASLPAAAAGLAAAGVPVFPCAPTAKFPLTQRGFLDATTDPDQVASWWRKRPDANIGVPTGERSGLDVVDIDLKPDASGFPAFERARRRGLVSGWATVVRTPSGGIHAYFAHTLGVEQRSWTSPRTHVDFRGDGGYVVVPPSLCVTPAGVRAYELVTASPHAAGPVDAAALRAFLDPPRLSTFAGGPSSTAPGVGASPERLAAWVATRPEGGRNAGLFWAACRMVESGFDVRSTVGVLGEAAQHAGLAAREIETTIRSAFRRAAPLPDLGDGARRPATTPEVS; encoded by the coding sequence ATGGACAGGCACTCGGCCTCGACGCTGGCGGATCCGTCGCCGCTGCTTCGTGCCGCGCGGACCGCGTCGTTGCCCGCGGCTGCTGCGGGGCTCGCGGCTGCGGGTGTCCCGGTGTTCCCGTGTGCGCCGACGGCCAAGTTCCCGCTGACGCAGCGTGGGTTCTTGGATGCCACGACGGACCCGGATCAGGTGGCGTCGTGGTGGCGTAAGCGGCCGGACGCGAACATCGGCGTGCCAACCGGTGAGCGGTCGGGGCTCGACGTCGTAGATATCGACCTCAAGCCCGACGCTTCGGGGTTCCCGGCGTTCGAGCGGGCCCGCCGGCGGGGCCTGGTGTCGGGGTGGGCGACGGTGGTCCGGACGCCGTCGGGCGGCATCCACGCCTACTTCGCGCACACGCTCGGTGTCGAGCAGCGGTCATGGACCTCGCCGCGCACACACGTGGACTTCCGTGGCGACGGCGGGTACGTCGTGGTTCCCCCGTCGCTGTGCGTGACGCCCGCCGGCGTGCGCGCCTACGAGCTCGTGACGGCGTCCCCTCACGCGGCCGGTCCGGTGGACGCGGCGGCGTTGCGGGCGTTCCTGGACCCGCCGCGTCTCTCGACCTTTGCGGGCGGCCCGTCATCGACAGCACCCGGAGTGGGTGCGAGCCCCGAGCGGTTGGCCGCGTGGGTCGCGACCCGGCCCGAGGGTGGACGCAACGCGGGCCTGTTCTGGGCGGCGTGCCGGATGGTCGAGTCCGGCTTCGACGTGCGCTCGACCGTCGGCGTGCTGGGCGAGGCCGCCCAGCATGCCGGACTGGCGGCCCGGGAGATCGAGACGACGATCCGGTCGGCGTTCCGCCGCGCCGCTCCCCTTCCCGACCTGGGCGACGGTGCACGTCGCCCGGCTACCACCCCGGAGGTGTCCTGA
- a CDS encoding ParB N-terminal domain-containing protein produces the protein MNETASGYLDVDRAVDSIQVGARHRHDLGDIDALAESIRTLGLLQPITVTPDGVLVCGLRRLAAIKQLGMRTTRVWVRTGISTGVQHLLAEKDENTLHKPLSIVEAAAVYREIKTLLAEDAARRQAGTQFSTARQPGRITGPADGGGRLPPPSRDAAKSRTQAARLATGSAAYKRLEAVGRLERIRDDAQQRPQIRQHAAEALEKVEAGAPVLPLYELIKSEIATNVYGPARPTPDPDREVRAAGTATSDGGRPGLTKGTVRRFLLMVNSLDGWTDTFDADQIGRGLSAQEWATFERVLDALGKFAVVARAGRAAADAHRVQP, from the coding sequence ATGAATGAGACCGCCAGCGGGTACCTCGACGTCGACCGGGCGGTCGACTCGATCCAGGTCGGTGCCCGCCACCGTCACGACCTGGGCGACATCGACGCCCTTGCCGAGTCCATCCGCACCCTGGGTCTGTTGCAGCCGATCACGGTCACCCCCGACGGGGTGCTCGTGTGCGGGCTGCGGCGCCTGGCCGCGATCAAGCAGCTCGGCATGCGCACCACCCGCGTGTGGGTGCGCACCGGGATCTCGACCGGAGTGCAGCACCTGTTGGCGGAGAAGGACGAGAACACGCTGCACAAGCCGCTGTCGATTGTCGAGGCCGCCGCCGTGTACCGGGAGATCAAGACTCTGCTCGCGGAGGACGCCGCCCGACGTCAGGCGGGCACACAGTTCTCGACCGCACGTCAGCCCGGCCGCATCACCGGCCCGGCTGACGGTGGTGGCAGATTGCCACCACCGTCGAGGGACGCCGCCAAGTCGCGCACGCAGGCTGCGCGGCTGGCGACCGGGTCCGCCGCGTACAAGCGGTTGGAGGCCGTGGGCCGCCTCGAGCGGATCCGTGACGACGCCCAGCAGCGCCCGCAGATCCGCCAGCACGCGGCCGAGGCGCTGGAGAAGGTCGAGGCCGGGGCGCCCGTGCTGCCGCTGTACGAGCTGATCAAGTCCGAGATAGCCACCAACGTCTACGGCCCCGCCCGCCCCACCCCGGACCCCGACAGGGAGGTTCGGGCGGCGGGGACGGCGACGTCCGACGGGGGTAGACCGGGGCTGACGAAGGGCACGGTGCGCAGGTTCCTGCTCATGGTCAACTCCCTGGACGGGTGGACCGACACCTTCGACGCCGACCAGATCGGCCGCGGCCTGTCCGCCCAGGAGTGGGCCACCTTCGAGCGGGTCCTGGACGCCCTGGGCAAGTTCGCCGTCGTCGCCCGCGCCGGCCGCGCGGCCGCCGACGCCCACCGGGTGCAGCCATGA
- a CDS encoding M23 family metallopeptidase has protein sequence MRRLLLLVPIATAVLPTLLVGVLAVGLVHAGQTWCTPAPTLTAVPDHLEATTTDGTTVRLDQTQLAHAATIVEVGGRIRGVGRDGLLVALMAGLTESRLRMYANTTTYPASAGFPHDADGADHDSLGIFQVRPTAGWGSVPELMDPAYQVRAFLGGPTGPNHGSPRGLLDIPGWQSLPKGAAAQAVEVSAYPDRYARYEPVAEAILTALTTTPAGDPAPAVAATASTHAPPVTGPPVSETVFPLPAGTWTRTSGFGNRLNPVLHVWRLHAGVDLAAPAGTPILATAAGTVVHAGPLGGLGNAVAITHNSGGQVLVSVYGHIRDHGTHVSVGDQVAAGDWIADVGSSGNSTGPHLHFELRPGGLDHPAIDPTDWLAATHARDTVAALDALPASSPALCSPAPGPATEPTVTKPMAVAA, from the coding sequence ATGCGCCGCCTGCTCCTCCTGGTCCCGATCGCCACGGCCGTGCTCCCCACCCTCCTGGTCGGGGTGCTCGCCGTCGGGCTCGTGCACGCCGGGCAGACCTGGTGCACCCCGGCGCCCACCCTCACCGCAGTGCCCGACCACCTGGAGGCCACCACCACGGACGGCACGACCGTCCGGCTGGACCAGACCCAGCTCGCCCACGCGGCGACCATCGTCGAGGTCGGCGGGCGCATCCGCGGCGTCGGGCGCGATGGGCTGCTGGTCGCACTGATGGCAGGGCTGACCGAGTCGCGTCTGCGCATGTACGCCAACACCACCACCTACCCCGCCTCCGCTGGCTTCCCGCACGACGCCGACGGCGCCGACCATGACTCGCTCGGCATCTTCCAGGTGCGCCCCACCGCGGGCTGGGGGTCGGTGCCCGAGCTGATGGACCCGGCCTACCAGGTGCGGGCGTTCCTCGGCGGGCCGACCGGCCCCAACCACGGGTCCCCGCGCGGGCTGCTGGACATCCCCGGCTGGCAAAGCCTGCCGAAGGGCGCGGCAGCGCAGGCCGTGGAGGTCTCCGCCTACCCCGACCGGTACGCCCGGTACGAGCCGGTCGCCGAGGCAATCCTCACCGCGCTCACCACGACACCGGCCGGCGACCCCGCACCAGCGGTCGCGGCCACCGCATCGACCCACGCCCCGCCTGTCACGGGTCCGCCGGTGTCCGAGACGGTGTTCCCGCTGCCCGCTGGGACGTGGACGCGCACCAGCGGGTTCGGCAACCGGCTCAACCCCGTGCTGCACGTGTGGCGGCTGCACGCCGGCGTCGACCTCGCCGCCCCCGCGGGCACCCCGATCCTCGCGACCGCGGCAGGCACCGTGGTCCACGCCGGGCCGCTCGGCGGGCTCGGCAACGCCGTCGCCATCACCCACAACTCGGGCGGGCAGGTGCTGGTGTCGGTGTACGGGCACATCCGCGACCACGGGACTCACGTGAGCGTCGGTGACCAGGTCGCCGCCGGGGACTGGATCGCCGACGTCGGCTCGAGCGGCAACTCCACCGGCCCGCACCTGCACTTCGAGCTGCGCCCCGGCGGGCTCGACCACCCCGCCATCGACCCCACCGACTGGCTCGCCGCCACCCACGCCCGCGACACCGTCGCCGCCCTGGACGCGTTACCCGCCTCCTCCCCCGCCCTGTGCTCGCCGGCGCCCGGCCCGGCAACCGAGCCGACGGTGACAAAGCCGATGGCGGTGGCGGCGTGA
- a CDS encoding DUF6112 family protein, which produces MRPDFGAVTNTDQIAHLIGGLLTVALITAIGVLIVAAVTWAIATGTGAWQTATRARTGVLVALAGATLTGAALAWTNWLLNTGAAL; this is translated from the coding sequence GTGCGGCCCGACTTCGGGGCCGTCACCAACACCGACCAGATCGCACACCTGATTGGCGGGCTCCTGACCGTCGCCCTGATCACCGCCATCGGTGTCCTCATCGTCGCCGCGGTCACCTGGGCGATCGCGACCGGCACCGGGGCCTGGCAGACCGCGACACGCGCCCGCACCGGCGTCCTGGTCGCCCTCGCCGGCGCCACCCTCACGGGCGCCGCCCTCGCATGGACGAACTGGCTCCTGAACACCGGCGCCGCCCTCTAG
- a CDS encoding DUF6112 family protein: MHPDPTHLGPAHLGRASAVLADISIDPNTDGLPGIAALRTIVGAVMTVGLILAVLAVIAAAIVWALGSNTSNPHLAGRGKSGVLIAAGAAAICGAAVTLVNFFWDVGQSV; encoded by the coding sequence ATGCACCCCGACCCCACCCACCTCGGCCCCGCCCATCTCGGCCGTGCCTCGGCCGTGCTGGCCGACATCTCCATCGACCCCAACACCGACGGGCTGCCCGGCATCGCCGCGCTGCGCACCATCGTCGGCGCCGTCATGACCGTCGGCCTGATCCTCGCCGTCCTCGCGGTGATCGCCGCCGCGATCGTGTGGGCGCTGGGGTCCAACACCTCCAACCCGCACCTGGCCGGGCGCGGCAAGTCCGGCGTGCTCATCGCCGCCGGCGCCGCCGCCATCTGCGGCGCCGCGGTCACGCTCGTCAACTTCTTCTGGGACGTCGGCCAGTCCGTCTGA
- a CDS encoding conjugal transfer protein TrbL, whose protein sequence is MDVCEIPPLAVFCQAADHATATVVVATLQFITDQVAGAAATLMHGMWALFETTTFVDVTSGAFTGVYNIVFGVAVFVMLGFFLIQVITGMLHRDPAALSRAALGLAKAVLGSFVALTLLATALEITDRLCLGIIAAAGTNLADVGDRITLLTAGTTATLAGGPGGAMMIALLLAGLVGTAAMILWFSLLIRKALLLVAIVFAPIALAGASWDATRGWLGRWASFVVALIVSKVVIVVFLLLATAQLTAPISTDLASLSDPITGVVLLLVAGFAPYLTYKAINFMGFDMYHAMSAEQEAKQALNRPVPIPTKWMNRSETTRILDGGTTGPTPPRPRGGVPAPAGPVSVGPAASGPASGTAAAGTGGASAGAGAAAAGPIAVGAVVAKETVAAGPKAGRFVARQTTGLTDAVRQEDRT, encoded by the coding sequence ATGGACGTGTGCGAGATCCCACCGCTCGCAGTGTTCTGCCAGGCCGCCGACCACGCGACCGCGACCGTCGTCGTGGCGACCCTGCAGTTCATCACCGACCAGGTCGCAGGCGCGGCCGCCACCCTCATGCACGGCATGTGGGCCCTGTTCGAGACCACGACCTTCGTCGACGTCACGAGCGGGGCGTTCACGGGCGTGTACAACATCGTGTTCGGCGTCGCCGTGTTCGTCATGCTCGGCTTCTTCCTCATCCAGGTCATCACCGGCATGCTGCACCGCGACCCGGCCGCCCTGTCGCGGGCCGCTCTCGGACTGGCCAAGGCGGTGCTCGGCTCGTTCGTCGCCCTCACCCTGCTCGCCACCGCCCTGGAGATCACCGACCGGCTGTGCCTGGGCATCATCGCCGCCGCCGGCACCAACCTCGCCGACGTCGGTGACCGCATCACCCTGCTCACCGCCGGCACCACCGCCACCCTCGCGGGCGGACCCGGCGGCGCCATGATGATCGCGCTGCTCCTGGCGGGCCTGGTCGGGACCGCGGCGATGATCCTGTGGTTCAGCCTCCTGATCCGCAAAGCACTGCTGCTCGTCGCGATCGTGTTCGCACCCATCGCCCTGGCCGGAGCGTCCTGGGACGCCACCCGCGGGTGGCTGGGCCGGTGGGCGAGCTTCGTCGTCGCCCTCATCGTCTCCAAGGTCGTCATCGTGGTGTTCCTGCTGCTGGCGACCGCGCAGCTGACCGCGCCGATCAGCACGGACCTGGCCTCACTGTCGGACCCCATCACCGGGGTCGTGCTGCTGCTCGTCGCCGGGTTCGCCCCGTACCTGACCTACAAGGCGATCAACTTCATGGGCTTCGACATGTACCACGCGATGTCCGCCGAGCAAGAAGCGAAACAAGCACTCAACCGGCCGGTGCCGATACCCACGAAGTGGATGAACCGCAGCGAGACCACGCGCATCCTCGACGGCGGGACCACTGGCCCGACACCACCCCGCCCACGTGGCGGCGTTCCGGCACCAGCCGGCCCGGTCTCCGTCGGACCCGCCGCTTCGGGACCGGCCTCCGGAACCGCAGCCGCAGGCACCGGCGGTGCTTCGGCGGGCGCGGGCGCCGCAGCGGCCGGGCCGATCGCCGTCGGCGCCGTCGTCGCGAAGGAGACCGTCGCCGCAGGACCCAAGGCGGGCCGGTTCGTCGCCCGCCAGACCACCGGGCTCACCGACGCCGTACGACAGGAGGACCGGACATGA
- a CDS encoding SCO6880 family protein, whose protein sequence is MTDTETQPRAVKFSRLARRGILLGLSGPQLNVLGVAALLLVAALYSGGNAVAAAIPVLAVLIAVAFAHAGGRPLTAWAPIAWRWARRTITGQLEFRARIGQPRPTGTLALPGDAARLREYLDPQTGAAYVHDPHAGTLTAVVQVTHPGFVLLDPTEQDRRVTAWGRALATACRTGRIASVQILGRTLPDSGKSLADWWHTHGTRDGSWAAQIYEQLVDRAGPAGQRHASTISIAIDTRTASRAIRAAGGGLRGAAAVLRHELDTMTMALAAADITATAPLGPGDLAIMLRTAYDPAVAATLERHGDLGRDLATAGPLSVTESWGHLRSDSAYHAVLWISEWPRTLVSPAFLQPLLTSTGVQHAFTLLFTPVRADLAARDLRKKKTEYISEAAQRARIGQIEDATQTAEYTDVLQQEADLTTGHGLLRAIGLVTVSAPSLDDLERSVAVIEQAAVQSYCETRRLWGQQAQVFTVAALPLCHSANSSPLRWPLSPRP, encoded by the coding sequence ATGACCGACACCGAGACCCAGCCCCGCGCCGTGAAGTTCTCCCGCCTGGCCCGACGCGGCATCCTGCTCGGGCTGTCCGGGCCGCAGCTGAACGTCCTCGGCGTGGCCGCCCTGCTGCTCGTGGCCGCGCTGTACTCCGGCGGGAACGCCGTCGCCGCCGCCATCCCGGTGCTCGCCGTCCTGATCGCCGTCGCCTTCGCCCATGCCGGCGGGCGGCCCCTGACCGCATGGGCTCCCATCGCCTGGCGGTGGGCTCGGCGCACCATCACCGGCCAGCTTGAGTTCCGCGCGCGCATCGGCCAACCCCGGCCGACCGGGACGCTCGCCCTGCCCGGCGACGCCGCCCGGCTGCGCGAGTACCTCGATCCGCAGACCGGCGCCGCATACGTGCACGACCCCCACGCGGGAACCCTGACCGCCGTCGTCCAGGTCACCCACCCCGGCTTCGTGCTCCTGGACCCCACCGAGCAGGACCGCCGCGTGACCGCGTGGGGGCGCGCCCTGGCCACCGCCTGCCGCACCGGCCGCATCGCCTCCGTCCAGATCCTCGGGCGCACCCTGCCCGACTCGGGAAAGTCCCTCGCCGACTGGTGGCACACCCACGGCACCCGCGACGGCTCCTGGGCCGCCCAGATCTACGAACAGCTCGTCGACCGTGCCGGCCCCGCCGGGCAACGACACGCCTCCACCATCTCCATCGCCATCGACACGCGCACCGCCTCCCGCGCGATCCGAGCCGCCGGCGGTGGCCTGCGCGGCGCCGCAGCGGTGCTGCGCCACGAGCTCGACACCATGACCATGGCGCTGGCCGCTGCCGACATCACCGCCACAGCCCCGCTCGGCCCAGGCGACCTGGCCATCATGCTGCGCACCGCCTACGACCCCGCCGTCGCCGCCACCCTCGAACGCCACGGCGACCTCGGCCGCGACCTCGCCACCGCCGGGCCGCTATCGGTGACCGAGTCCTGGGGGCACCTGCGCTCGGACTCCGCCTACCACGCCGTGCTGTGGATCTCCGAGTGGCCACGCACCCTCGTCAGCCCCGCCTTCCTGCAACCCCTGCTCACCTCGACCGGCGTGCAGCACGCGTTCACGCTGCTGTTCACCCCCGTCCGGGCGGACCTCGCCGCACGCGACCTGCGCAAGAAGAAGACCGAGTACATCTCCGAAGCCGCCCAACGCGCCCGCATCGGGCAGATCGAAGACGCCACCCAGACCGCCGAGTACACCGACGTCCTCCAGCAAGAAGCCGACCTCACCACCGGCCACGGCCTCCTACGCGCCATTGGCCTCGTCACCGTCAGCGCCCCCAGCCTTGACGACCTCGAACGGTCCGTTGCCGTCATCGAGCAGGCCGCTGTCCAGTCCTACTGCGAGACCCGCCGCCTGTGGGGACAGCAAGCACAGGTGTTCACAGTGGCGGCGCTGCCGCTCTGCCACAGCGCAAACTCGAGTCCACTACGCTGGCCGCTCAGTCCCAGGCCTTGA